Proteins encoded together in one Cicer arietinum cultivar CDC Frontier isolate Library 1 chromosome 4, Cicar.CDCFrontier_v2.0, whole genome shotgun sequence window:
- the LOC101514113 gene encoding zinc finger protein GIS, whose translation MDNNKITERETHDLMNVESFSQLPFIRPPPKEKGIRLFGIEFGGSDATTTDHHSDSPETTTNNINTFEIVDDNNNINNNENNNNNENNRRFECHYCCRNFPTSQALGGHQNAHKRERQHAKRAHLQSTMVHATSFSDPHLYHHHHQQQHPFINYRFTSSSSSSLSSSSMASYPTWNNNTNSSAARFYNHHPNSSSSSSSYSQPINGSPLAFWRIPNGAVQSNPSFNHERSLPLLASEERGMQVGHGVPSASSSTQNRYVYDAKRSDHVSLDLHL comes from the coding sequence atggacaacaacaaaatcacTGAAAGAGAAACACATGACTTAATGAACGTTGAGTCTTTCTCTCAACTTCCCTTCATCCGCCCTCCACCAAAAGAAAAAGGCATCCGCCTCTTCGGTATCGAATTTGGCGGATCAGATGCCACCACCACAGACCACCACTCTGACTCACCAGAAACAACAACCAACAACATTAACACATTTGAAATTGTTGATGACAACAACAACATTAACAACAAcgagaacaacaacaacaatgaaAACAATCGAAGATTCGAATGCCATTATTGTTGTAGAAATTTCCCGACTTCACAAGCTTTAGGAGGACACCAAAACGCACACAAAAGAGAAAGACAACACGCGAAACGCGCACACCTTCAATCAACTATGGTACATGCTACATCTTTCTCTGATCCACAtctttatcatcatcatcatcaacaacaacatccATTCATAAACTATAGAttcacatcatcatcatcatcatcattatcatcatcatcaatggCTTCTTATCCAACATGGAACAACAACACAAACTCAAGTGCTGCTAGGTTTTATAACCACCACccaaattcttcttcttcttcatcttcttacTCTCAACCTATTAATGGTAGTCCGTTAGCTTTTTGGAGAATCCCAAACGGTGCCGTTCAGAGTAACCCTAGTTTCAACCATGAACGCTCTTTGCCTTTGCTTGCATCTGAGGAAAGGGGTATGCAAGTTGGACATGGAGTACCTTCAGCTTCTTCTTCGACGCAAAATCGCTATGTTTATGACGCTAAACGTAGTGACCATGTTAGTTTGGATCTTCATCTTTAA